One window of Myxococcales bacterium genomic DNA carries:
- a CDS encoding Zn-ribbon domain-containing OB-fold protein, giving the protein MTTRWFPDTMPQPMTGKEALPFWQAAAEHRLVAQECGDCAHLHLPPAPICPSCRSDATGWKELSGRGEVYTYTIIHRVVASGQDLPFVVAVIALEGAPGVRLISNIVDTPPEEIEIGMPVEVVWEDMGPDLTLPRFRAAA; this is encoded by the coding sequence ATGACAACACGCTGGTTCCCCGACACGATGCCCCAGCCCATGACCGGAAAAGAAGCGCTTCCGTTCTGGCAGGCCGCAGCCGAACACCGACTGGTCGCACAGGAGTGCGGCGACTGCGCGCACCTGCACTTGCCCCCGGCGCCCATTTGTCCGAGCTGCCGATCCGATGCCACGGGTTGGAAGGAACTCTCTGGACGGGGAGAGGTCTACACCTACACGATCATTCATCGAGTCGTGGCGTCCGGTCAGGATCTCCCGTTCGTCGTCGCCGTCATTGCGCTCGAGGGCGCTCCGGGGGTGAGGTTGATCTCAAATATCGTCGACACGCCGCCCGAAGAAATCGAAATCGGAATGCCGGTGGAAGTCGTCTGGGAGGACATGGGCCCCGATCTCACGCTTCCC
- a CDS encoding nitroreductase family deazaflavin-dependent oxidoreductase: MAAWQWFGNAHRAIYRMTNGRIGSSLAGRPMLLLTTTGRKSGEPRTTPLSYLRDGDDCVVVASNNGADRHPAWWLNLEASADAQIKVGSAEWTVRASAAEGEEHARIWPLLLEYNPQYARYQAKTSRKIPVVVLRRV, translated from the coding sequence ATGGCAGCATGGCAATGGTTCGGCAATGCGCATCGCGCAATCTATCGAATGACCAACGGTCGCATCGGCTCGAGTTTGGCCGGGCGGCCGATGCTGCTGCTGACCACGACGGGTCGCAAAAGCGGCGAACCCCGCACCACGCCTCTTTCGTATCTACGAGATGGCGACGATTGCGTGGTTGTTGCGTCGAACAACGGCGCCGACCGACACCCCGCCTGGTGGTTGAATCTCGAGGCCAGTGCTGACGCCCAGATCAAGGTTGGCAGCGCAGAGTGGACCGTCAGGGCGAGTGCCGCCGAAGGGGAAGAACACGCGCGCATTTGGCCGCTACTGCTCGAATACAATCCGCAATATGCCCGGTACCAGGCCAAGACGAGTCGGAAGATTCCTGTTGTTGTTCTTCGTCGGGTCTAG
- a CDS encoding SDR family NAD(P)-dependent oxidoreductase translates to MKEFRGRVAVVTGGASGVGKALAKAFLAEGMKVVIGDVEEAALKNACEELGGAVTGVVTDVRDPASVQALADHVFDTHGACHILCNNAGVAVANLNLWDTEPSDFEWVHGVNVRGVAHGVQAFVPRMIESGEEGFVMNTSSGDGGISPLAQQVVYASSKAAVSIMTECLGAQLIGRNTKLRAAIFYPSGGMLDTGIWTTRRNRPVELARKAAPAPGSETTFDDFMAGAKKAGFDLPVQDLDELAQFALDGIRNEDFVIMIGREDMEADLVARAAKLARGECPIELEHMGLD, encoded by the coding sequence ATGAAAGAGTTTCGTGGCCGCGTCGCGGTCGTGACCGGCGGTGCGAGCGGGGTCGGCAAGGCGCTCGCCAAGGCCTTTCTAGCCGAAGGCATGAAGGTCGTGATTGGCGACGTCGAAGAGGCGGCACTCAAGAATGCCTGCGAAGAACTGGGTGGGGCGGTCACCGGCGTGGTGACCGACGTAAGAGATCCCGCCTCGGTGCAGGCCCTGGCCGACCATGTATTCGACACCCACGGCGCTTGTCACATCCTGTGCAACAACGCAGGCGTGGCGGTTGCCAACCTCAACCTGTGGGACACCGAACCCAGCGATTTCGAATGGGTCCACGGGGTCAACGTACGGGGCGTCGCGCACGGCGTACAGGCTTTCGTGCCGCGCATGATCGAGTCGGGAGAAGAGGGATTCGTGATGAACACCTCTTCCGGCGACGGTGGTATCTCACCGCTGGCGCAACAGGTCGTCTACGCGTCCAGCAAGGCCGCGGTTTCGATCATGACCGAATGTCTCGGGGCACAGTTGATCGGTCGCAATACCAAGCTGCGGGCCGCGATCTTCTATCCCTCGGGCGGCATGCTCGACACCGGGATCTGGACGACCCGCCGCAACCGCCCCGTGGAACTGGCTCGCAAGGCTGCGCCGGCCCCTGGTTCGGAGACGACCTTCGACGATTTCATGGCAGGCGCCAAGAAAGCCGGCTTCGATTTGCCGGTGCAAGATCTCGACGAACTCGCGCAATTCGCCCTCGACGGAATTCGCAACGAAGATTTCGTCATCATGATCGGGCGTGAGGACATGGAGGCCGACCTCGTTGCACGCGCCGCAAAGCTTGCTCGCGGTGAGTGCCCGATCGAACTTGAGCACATGGGGCTCGACTGA
- a CDS encoding acetoacetate decarboxylase family protein: MSDSDSSKSKAPKIDPGEIMGWPFLRIDYPTRPENIAALLPPGIEPTDSSNVHFSIYSFPVPDEPEFGIVTSVDAQYKGTEGIYVLGYGIDQEAAIAISQELNGQPKYPCEVTYYRMGPNITARCVHQGYTFLEVKATSTGVLPNPEPHSEIEWWTKTSRAVGGAEKSYDFPPHVVKVKTDYQTVYQEGLDIELKLLDSPWDPIARLLPIEGEVRAKLATMSFVNRSITLEGPLNPDAFWPFADTIGGSRWPGTMGGPRKD, translated from the coding sequence ATGTCCGACAGCGATTCTTCCAAGAGCAAGGCTCCGAAGATTGACCCCGGCGAAATCATGGGTTGGCCGTTCCTGAGAATTGACTACCCGACCCGTCCCGAAAACATCGCCGCACTACTGCCGCCGGGAATCGAGCCCACCGACAGTTCCAACGTTCACTTTTCGATTTACTCCTTTCCCGTCCCGGACGAACCGGAGTTCGGCATCGTCACCAGCGTGGATGCCCAGTACAAGGGAACCGAAGGCATCTACGTGCTCGGCTACGGGATCGATCAGGAGGCGGCCATCGCAATCAGCCAGGAGTTGAACGGTCAGCCCAAGTACCCCTGCGAAGTCACCTACTACCGCATGGGTCCCAACATCACGGCTCGCTGCGTGCACCAGGGCTACACCTTCCTCGAGGTCAAGGCCACATCGACCGGTGTTCTGCCCAACCCGGAACCGCACTCGGAGATCGAGTGGTGGACCAAGACTTCGCGCGCCGTCGGCGGTGCCGAGAAGAGCTACGACTTCCCGCCCCACGTCGTGAAGGTGAAGACCGACTATCAGACCGTCTACCAAGAAGGCCTGGACATCGAGCTCAAGCTGCTCGACAGCCCGTGGGACCCGATCGCGCGGCTTCTCCCGATTGAGGGCGAGGTGAGGGCCAAGCTGGCCACCATGAGCTTTGTCAATCGCAGCATCACTCTCGAGGGGCCGCTGAACCCAGATGCCTTCTGGCCCTTCGCGGACACGATTGGTGGCTCGCGCTGGCCGGGAACGATGGGCGGCCCGCGGAAGGACTGA
- a CDS encoding amidohydrolase yields the protein MDRYLVISSDCHAGLPGKRYREYLDPQYRDEFDRQYEARMAALEAASISLEMRNESLRWAADKSEGLSGAWDHDQRIKVMDGDGIAAEVLFVDGLTEENSPPFGGDLGMSPVGADPELQWAGARSHNRWMSEFVSLAPDRRFGLAQVPCLWDVDEAVKEINWAKENGLGGIMIPPMWHHLSPYHHPKYEPMWAACEDLGMIIHFHSGPAAMTDYFGSALFGAPSATGEPAVEMPGALGIYVTEVAWWMARPLVFMIWGGVFERYPELQAVCTEGTSIWAPELKELMDHRYSAHHFTAKLGTEYKANISMEPSKYFERNIGLGSSCMPRREAEMRHDIGIRNMMWGSDYPHPEGTWPYTQKMMLETFHGLPEDDIAALLGGNALRIYGFDEEKLRKIADRIGPKKSLFRDESSA from the coding sequence ATGGATCGCTACCTGGTTATCTCGTCTGACTGCCACGCCGGCCTGCCCGGCAAGCGCTACCGCGAATACCTCGACCCCCAGTATCGCGACGAGTTCGATCGCCAGTACGAAGCGCGCATGGCGGCACTCGAAGCGGCGAGCATTTCACTCGAGATGCGGAACGAAAGCTTGCGCTGGGCGGCGGACAAGTCCGAAGGTCTTTCGGGTGCCTGGGATCACGACCAGCGGATCAAGGTGATGGACGGCGATGGAATCGCAGCAGAGGTTTTGTTTGTCGACGGCCTGACGGAAGAAAACTCACCGCCATTCGGCGGCGATCTCGGGATGTCGCCGGTCGGTGCCGACCCCGAACTCCAGTGGGCCGGCGCACGCTCACACAACCGCTGGATGTCGGAATTTGTTTCGCTGGCCCCCGACCGCCGCTTCGGTCTCGCCCAGGTCCCTTGCCTGTGGGACGTCGACGAAGCCGTCAAAGAAATCAACTGGGCCAAAGAAAACGGACTCGGCGGCATCATGATCCCGCCGATGTGGCATCACCTGTCTCCCTATCATCATCCCAAGTACGAACCCATGTGGGCGGCCTGTGAAGACCTGGGAATGATCATCCATTTCCATTCGGGTCCCGCCGCCATGACGGACTACTTTGGCTCGGCTTTGTTCGGGGCTCCGAGTGCAACCGGGGAGCCGGCGGTCGAAATGCCGGGAGCCCTGGGAATCTACGTCACGGAAGTCGCCTGGTGGATGGCGCGGCCGCTGGTCTTCATGATCTGGGGGGGTGTCTTCGAACGCTATCCTGAGCTCCAAGCCGTTTGTACGGAGGGAACCTCCATTTGGGCTCCCGAACTCAAGGAGCTGATGGACCACCGCTACAGCGCCCACCACTTCACCGCCAAGCTCGGCACTGAATACAAAGCAAACATCTCGATGGAACCGAGCAAGTACTTCGAACGCAACATTGGCCTGGGGAGTTCTTGCATGCCTCGCCGGGAGGCGGAGATGCGCCACGACATTGGCATCCGCAACATGATGTGGGGCAGTGACTACCCGCATCCTGAAGGCACCTGGCCCTATACCCAGAAGATGATGCTGGAAACATTCCACGGCCTGCCGGAAGACGACATTGCAGCCCTGCTCGGTGGCAACGCACTTCGCATCTACGGTTTCGACGAAGAGAAGCTGCGAAAGATCGCGGACCGCATCGGGCCCAAAAAATCATTGTTTCGCGACGAAAGTTCAGCATAG
- a CDS encoding TetR/AcrR family transcriptional regulator → MAETPIPQTTRRERRRTEVRDRILDAARVLFNERGYDETKVSDICDRADLAYGTFFNHFGEKRELLRSMAEEAVCQVRDNLEQLAKQPGSIEDHLVALFEGGAEEFESEGGRRRELLGKIHAIAYTEAPEQNDRLFHAAFEAFISEAVSRGQVRSDVPVETLAEVVASTFSSLALSWVHFDDYPVRERASAAAHFLAGALKPLK, encoded by the coding sequence ATGGCCGAGACCCCAATACCCCAGACGACCCGTCGCGAGCGCCGCCGAACCGAGGTTCGAGACCGCATCTTGGATGCCGCGCGGGTGCTGTTCAACGAACGCGGCTACGACGAAACCAAAGTCTCCGACATCTGCGACCGGGCAGACCTGGCCTACGGAACCTTCTTCAACCACTTTGGGGAAAAGCGAGAACTCCTGCGCAGCATGGCGGAGGAAGCGGTGTGCCAGGTCCGCGACAACCTCGAACAGTTGGCGAAACAACCCGGCTCGATCGAAGACCATCTGGTCGCACTCTTTGAAGGGGGCGCCGAAGAATTCGAATCCGAGGGGGGGCGCAGACGAGAACTGCTCGGGAAGATTCATGCGATCGCTTATACCGAGGCGCCGGAGCAAAACGACCGGCTGTTTCACGCCGCCTTCGAAGCCTTTATCTCCGAGGCGGTATCCCGAGGACAGGTGCGCTCCGATGTTCCGGTGGAAACCCTGGCCGAAGTCGTCGCCAGCACGTTCTCGTCCCTGGCGCTCAGCTGGGTCCACTTCGACGACTACCCGGTCCGCGAGCGGGCGAGCGCAGCGGCGCACTTCCTGGCCGGCGCGCTCAAACCTCTGAAGTAG
- a CDS encoding CoA transferase yields MNGLRGVRVVDLTSLVAGPYCTKLLADAGAEVIKVEPAAGDPLRSWSATGADLGGNDGALFQFLNASKRSVIGDYDDDTVMALIAEADLLVEDLGPGSSLDRAALRKANPTLVILSLSPYGLTGPYAERPASEFTIQAESGSIGGRGIPGKEPFQAGGRITEWVAGTFAGAAALAAVRGAQKTGRGELIDFSLLECMTLASTVFMDLMFSLLGRPDTGGAAGQSCETPSIEPTRDGYVGFNTNTAQQISDFLLMIEQPQYRETGEFSAAMKRMARLEEWEGIVHGWTREHTTEEIIEQARLLRIPVAPIGNGRSVLEHEQLVARGIYRDAPEGGFKVPCPPYQIDGQRPPSATPAPKLGEHTNQAKFLSVRESNEGSAPTETQTKSQTKSQTKTKGLPLEGIRVVDATNWWAGPSATHALACLGAEVIHVESIAKIDGGRTVGGMLTGLHKDWWEASNIFLATNTNKRGLTIDLTDSRGRAILDELIAGADIFVENFSPRVMDGFGIDWAHVHAINPRCIMVRMPAFGLDGPWRDSVGFAQTMEQLAGLAWLTGHPDDQPRIQRGPCDPVAGMHATFATLVALAERDRSGSGHFVECAMIEGALNVAAEQVIEYTAYGNLLERRGNRCPEAAPQGLYPCVDHDALNQPRWLALSIASDSQWHALLDWLGNPSWSKPLREADLAARQRAHDKIDEHLRAVFSDRDRDACINELIAAGIPAAALADPRAMYKHPQLSARGYFEPVEHPVVGNHLTPGLPYRFASIEHWLRTPAPTLGEHNRVVLAELGHDEGEIDTLEAEGIIGQRPKGV; encoded by the coding sequence TGCACGAAGCTGTTGGCGGACGCGGGTGCCGAAGTCATCAAGGTCGAGCCAGCCGCTGGAGATCCGCTTCGCAGCTGGTCCGCAACCGGAGCCGATCTCGGGGGAAATGACGGGGCGCTGTTCCAGTTCCTGAACGCGTCGAAGCGCAGTGTAATCGGCGACTACGACGACGACACCGTCATGGCGTTGATCGCAGAGGCCGACCTCCTGGTCGAAGACCTTGGACCGGGTTCGAGTCTCGACCGGGCAGCCCTGCGAAAAGCCAACCCTACCCTCGTGATACTTTCGCTATCGCCGTACGGTCTCACGGGGCCCTACGCCGAGCGCCCCGCCAGCGAGTTCACCATTCAGGCGGAATCCGGTTCGATCGGTGGACGTGGAATCCCGGGCAAGGAGCCGTTTCAAGCCGGTGGCCGGATAACGGAATGGGTGGCCGGAACCTTCGCTGGGGCAGCGGCGCTCGCCGCTGTTCGCGGGGCGCAGAAGACCGGTCGCGGAGAACTGATCGATTTTTCGCTGCTGGAGTGCATGACACTCGCATCGACTGTGTTCATGGACCTGATGTTCTCACTGCTCGGTCGACCCGACACCGGAGGCGCCGCCGGACAAAGCTGCGAAACCCCATCGATCGAACCTACCCGCGATGGCTACGTGGGATTCAATACCAATACGGCGCAACAGATCTCCGACTTCTTGCTGATGATCGAACAGCCCCAGTATCGCGAAACCGGCGAATTTTCTGCGGCGATGAAGCGCATGGCGCGGCTCGAGGAGTGGGAAGGGATCGTGCACGGCTGGACTCGCGAACACACCACCGAGGAGATCATCGAGCAGGCACGTCTTTTGCGCATTCCCGTCGCACCGATCGGCAACGGACGCAGCGTGTTGGAACATGAACAACTCGTTGCTCGCGGTATCTACCGCGACGCACCCGAAGGTGGGTTCAAGGTGCCCTGCCCGCCCTACCAGATCGACGGGCAACGTCCGCCGAGCGCAACGCCTGCCCCAAAGCTCGGCGAACACACGAACCAAGCAAAATTCTTGTCAGTCCGCGAGAGTAATGAAGGCTCGGCTCCAACCGAGACCCAAACCAAGTCTCAAACCAAGTCTCAAACCAAGACCAAGGGGCTCCCGCTCGAAGGCATTCGCGTTGTCGATGCGACCAACTGGTGGGCTGGCCCCTCCGCAACCCATGCCCTCGCGTGCCTGGGGGCCGAGGTCATCCACGTCGAATCGATCGCAAAAATTGACGGGGGACGCACGGTCGGTGGCATGCTCACGGGCCTGCACAAGGACTGGTGGGAGGCCAGCAATATCTTTCTTGCCACCAACACGAACAAGCGCGGGCTGACCATCGACCTGACCGATTCGCGCGGACGCGCGATTCTCGACGAATTGATCGCAGGCGCCGACATCTTTGTAGAAAATTTCAGCCCTCGGGTGATGGACGGTTTTGGTATCGATTGGGCCCACGTACACGCGATCAATCCACGCTGCATCATGGTCCGCATGCCGGCCTTCGGGCTCGACGGACCTTGGCGTGACAGCGTGGGGTTCGCCCAGACGATGGAGCAACTCGCCGGGCTGGCATGGTTGACCGGACACCCGGACGACCAGCCGCGTATCCAACGCGGCCCATGCGACCCCGTGGCTGGGATGCACGCAACGTTTGCAACATTGGTGGCCCTGGCCGAACGGGATCGCAGCGGAAGCGGCCATTTTGTCGAATGCGCCATGATTGAAGGCGCACTGAACGTCGCCGCGGAACAGGTGATCGAATACACGGCCTATGGAAACCTGCTCGAGCGCAGGGGCAATCGCTGCCCCGAGGCCGCTCCCCAGGGTCTCTATCCGTGCGTCGATCACGACGCCCTGAATCAGCCGCGCTGGCTGGCGCTTTCGATTGCGAGCGACTCGCAGTGGCACGCACTGCTCGATTGGCTCGGCAACCCGAGCTGGTCCAAACCCCTGCGCGAAGCGGATCTCGCAGCGCGCCAGCGCGCCCACGACAAAATTGACGAACATTTGCGCGCCGTCTTCAGCGACCGCGATCGCGATGCCTGCATCAATGAACTCATCGCTGCGGGGATCCCAGCCGCCGCACTCGCCGACCCGCGCGCCATGTACAAACACCCGCAGCTCAGTGCCCGCGGGTACTTCGAACCCGTCGAACACCCGGTCGTCGGGAACCACCTCACGCCTGGGCTTCCGTACCGTTTTGCCTCGATCGAGCATTGGCTGCGCACGCCGGCGCCCACGTTGGGAGAACACAACCGCGTAGTGCTGGCAGAACTGGGCCATGACGAAGGCGAAATCGACACCCTCGAAGCTGAGGGAATCATTGGACAACGACCCAAGGGAGTCTGA